In Deinococcus psychrotolerans, the genomic window CCAATCACCGAAGTACATCCGCTGAACCGTGACGTTCACGGGGCGCAAATGCTCGTTGCGGGGGCGGTCTAGGGTGACGACTCGGCGGCGGTAACCGCCAGTGCGCGGGCCGCTGGAATTCTGAGTGCCGCTTTGCACACCGCCTTGACGTGGACGCTCCGAGCGGGTGTCGGTGCGGGCGCTGTCACTCCGAGGGCTGTCACTGCGGGAGGTATCGTTGCGCGAGGTGTCATTCCGGGGGCTGTCACGACGCGGGCCACTGCCCTGCTCGCGGCGGGCCGACTGCATAGGCTGGCTCGGCTGCACAGACTGAGTGGATCGGGACTGCGCCGATTGAGCTTGGTCTTGCGGCTCCTGCACATCGTCGGGGGCGGCTTGGGGCTCTGCCTCGCCATTTTTACGTGGCAAGAAGCTGCTGAGTTTCTCGCGCTTTTGCGTTTCGCGGTCTTCGCGGCGGCGAGCGCGGGGGCGGTTGTCGTTGCCGTCCATACTGTTCTCCTGAGTTTGTTCTGCTTGAGTGAAGTCAATTTGGCGGGCCAGCGGATTCACGCCGCTGATGGTCACGTCGATGTTCTCGCCTATACGGTAGATGCGGCCCGAAGTGCGGCCTTTGAGGATGCTGGCGTCTTCGATATAAAAGTAGTAGTCGTCGCCGAGGTTGGAGATGTGCAGGCGGCCTTCCACTCCGTTTTCCAAGACCACGAACAGGCCCGAAGCGATCACGCCTGAGACGCGGCCCTCAAAGCTTTCGTCTAAGTGCTCCTGCGCCCACTTGGCTTGGTAATACTTGGTCAAATCGCGCTCAGCGTCGCTGGCATTACGCTCGCGCTCGGAAGTGTGACGGCCCTGCTCGGTCAGCGGCGCGGCGAGCTCGGCCCGCACCCGGTCGGTGACAGGGCCGCTCAGCGCCGCTTTAAGTGCCCGGTGAACCAGCAAGTCGGGATAGCGGCGAATCGGGGAGGTAAAGTGCAAGTACTCCTCAAAGGCTAGGCCGAAGTGACCCAGGTTTTCCTCGGCGTACTTGGCCTGCTGCATACTCCTGAGCAGCAAGGTATTGACCACACTTTCCTGACTGGTGCCGCGCACGGCCTTGAGCACCGATTGGTAGGCCTGCGGAGTTGGTTCGCCGCCGGGGAAAGCCAGCCCCATGCGGCCAATCGCGGCGCTGACTTCTTGAAAGCGGGCCATCGTCGGCTCTTCGTGGATGCGGAACAGCGTCGGCGCATTTTTTTCGAGGAGGAAATGCGCCACCGCTTTGTTGGCCAGCAGCATCAAATCCTCGATCATGCCGCGTGCGGTTTCCTCGCGCAGCGGAATAAGCTGCATATGACCGTCTTTGTCCACGTCCACTTTGACTTCGCGCAATTTGAAATCGAGGCTGCCTTCCCGCAGCCGCTTTTGACGCAGCTTGGCGGTGATTTTGAGCAGCAGATGCAAATCGCCTTCCAAGATGCGGGCGCTGCCCTGCAAGGTCGCCACCGCTTCCGAGTAGGCCTGCACCTCGTCGTAAGTCAGGCGAGCTTTGCTGCGAATCACGCTGGGCGTAAACGCGGTGCTGAGAACCTCGCCGTCGCCGGACAGCTCGATCATGGCGCTCATGGTCAGGCGGTCTTCGCCTTCCACCAAGCTGCACACCCCGTTGCTGAGGTGTTCGGGCAGCATCGGCAGCACCGCGCCGGGGAGGTAGACGCTGGTGGCGCGGGCGTAGGCTTCTTCGTCAATCGCCGTGCCGGGCTGCACGTAATGGCTCACGTCAGCGATATGAATGCCCACCACGAAGGTACCTTCCGGCGTCGCCTGAATGTGAATGGCGTCGTCGAAGTCTTTGGCGTCGCTGCCGTCCACCGTGAAGATGTGGTAGTCGCGCAAATCCAGCCGCTCACGCAGGGCCGAGTCGGGCAGCTTGAGGGGAATGCGTTCGGCTTCCTCCAAAACTTCCGGAGGAAATTCGTCGCGCAGACCGTATTTGACGATCACGGCTTGGGTTTCGGTGGCAGGATCATCCTCGTTGCCCAGCACCCGCACGATTTCGCCGTACACTTCGTCTTCGCCGGTGTCTTCGGGCCAAAACAGTTGCGTCACGACTCTCGCCCCGTTGGGAAGCCCCTCGGTGCCGTCCGGCATCAGCATGATGCGGTGGCGGGCGCGGTGGTCGTCGGGCTTGAGGAAAGCGTAGGTGGCCTGATGGTCGAGCGAGCCGACAAGCTGCGAGTAAGCGCGGCTGACGATGCGAACCACGGCGGCGCGGGGCGAACTGTCGCGGCGACTGCGGTTTCCGCCACCGCCGCGCTCATAACGGTCGTTGCCGCCATTGCGGCCTTCGGGGCGAATCAGCACGATGTCGCCGTTCCAGGCTTCGAGCGTTTCACCTTCCCGAATATAAAAGTCGTCGCCGCCCGAATCGGGAATGACAAAACCGAACCCGCCAGTCGACGCTTGAAAGCGGCCCCGCACCAAATTCATGGCTTCGGGCAGTCCGTAGGTGTGGCGGCGGGTGCGAATCACGTCGCCGCTGAGGGTCAGGTCTTCTAAGAGGCCCGCGAGGTCGCGCCGCACGCCCAATCTCTCACGGCCCTGACGGGTAAAGGTGCGCTCGAAATCACGGACATGCACCGGACGGCCCAGTTTGCGGAGCTGCTCGATGATCAGTTCTTTGGCCTCGGGGCTGACAGCGTGAGCCGCCGAAACTTGAACAAGCTGGCTGGTTTCAGCGTGTTGGGGCTGGGTAACTTGGGCGTCTGACTCGGGTAGCGCGTCGACCACTGCCACTGCTGGCCGCTCTCCCCTCTTCAGGCGGGTGCCTTTGGGGGTGCGCTCACGCCTGCGAATTTGGGCCGCGTCGAGATCTGGTTCGCCGGGAGCCCCCTCGGCTGGCGGCTGCGCTTCCAGAGCAGGTTCGGCGGCCACAGGTTCGGCTTCTTCGCTTGGAGCGGCTTCCAGCGTTTCAAGAATGGGCTGGATGGTGGATGCGGCGTCGAGTTGGGCTTCAGGCGCTGACTCGGCGACCTTACGGCGCTTCCCACGTTTGGGCGGGCTGGACTGCTCGTCAGCTGACATGGGGAGCGGCTCAGGCTCGGCCAATTGAGGCAGGGACACAGCCGCCTGAGCAGCGCCCAATTCTATCTCAGGCGCAACAGCAGATTTCGCGGTGCGGCGTTGACGGTTGGCCGCCTTGGGTTTGGGCGTCCCGGCTGTCACGGGCATTTGAGCAGGTTCAGGCTCTGGTGGCGCGTCCGCAGTTACGGGTTCGACCAGCACCGGCTCAGGCAAAAGCTGCGCTTGAACCGTTTGCGCGGGCTGCTCTGGGAGTTTAGCCTGTACTTCCGCTTTTTGGCGGCCTTTTCTTTGCAGCGCGGCGCTCAGCTTGGGCTCAGCGGGCGTGACTTCAGACTCGCTGACCACTGCACTCGGAAGCACTTCTGCACTTTCACTGCGCTTGGTTGGGGAGCGCTTGGAGGCTTTGGCTGGCTTACTTTGCACGATCGGGGCAGCTTCAATTCGGTTTTCTAGAACTTGACTCTCTGGCTCCTGCACCTTGCTTTTACGGCCCTTTGACTGGGGCTTTGGCGAAGGTGCGGCGGTAAGCTCAGGCCGCAGCTCGGCGGGGAGCGGCTCAACCTGCGTCGTCGGTTTGGTTCGGGCGGATTTGATTTTAGATGAATTGGTTTTAGGGATGCTCGGCACCTTTTTGCTTGGCCCACTGGAGTTGCTGGACGCTGCTTGCTGGAGGGCTTGTGGGGGAATCACTTCGGCACTCGGCTTGGAAGTGGCGTTGCTCCTCCGGCGCGGCGCGGCTTGTTGAAGGCTGCGGCTGGCGGCTTCGGCGCTCTTTTCGTCCACGGCGATCGGAACGGGCAAAGCAGCAACTTGACTGTCGGTGGGCGCTGGGCGCTCCTGTTTCTTTCTCGGCACTTTGCACCTGTTCAGGACGGAGCGTAGCCTCAGCGCAGTGCGGCGTCGGTCATCAAGTGACAGGGCCTGCATTTGCGGGGGCCTACGCGGTTCTTTCGCTTGTCTAGGGCTCTACGCTCTTACGGCGCGTCCTGTAGCCCAGAAGCATTCCTAGTTTAGCACAAGGCCACAGGCCTGCGGCGGCTTTTGGCGCTCAGGTGAACACGCTTCATTTGAGCGTTTGTTATGACAGCAGGGGGTAAATCATTGAAGGGAATGGTGGCGCGAAACTCACCGGTCACCTAAGGCTGAGCTCGCACCTCCTACCCCTTACCCGACTGACCGGTCAATAAGGACGGTGAAAAGAAGGCGGGAATTATAAGGTCAGGAAACTGACAGGCATAGTGCTCTAGAGTGGTTCCATGAAGGCCAATAAAGTTGTGGCCGGTGTCATCGCCTCGCTGGTCATGAGCCTGATCTGGTCTCTCGCCACTCCAAAGGACACGCACCCTCAAACTATGGCTGACCTCATTTCCTTACGCACTCCTGTTGCCTTGACTCTGGCAACTGGAGAGCGCGTACAGGGCGAATTGCAGGGGGTAGACTCGCTGTGTGATGACTGGCAAGCAGCTTTCCAAACTGACCCTGACACTGCCGTATCGTTGCCAGATGGCCGCTCGCTTCACGCCCGCAACGTGACGAGTCTCGCGGTTGGTCGGTCATCCGCAGGAGCACTCAAGGCTCTAGGGAGCGTTGGTGCTTGCCCATCCATCATGACAGTTCTTGCTCCAGGCAGCGCTCCCGTCCCCTTGAATCTCTCGGCGCTGACAGGCAGTACTACCAGGATGAATCAAGAAATGAAGACCTTGACCAATCCGTGATTGACAGGTGCTTTTGCCTCCGCTGGAGAAGTGAAGCCAGGTCGTGGGCGAAGACTTCCGTTTGAAACGTAGGTCTTCCAGGGCAGTGAGAAGCGCCGCCGGTCATAGGGTCAAGCTGCTGAGCGCTCACCTCCGCCGTCTCATCGTCTGGAAGATTGTCCAGCATAACCCCAACAGGACAAGCACCGCGCCGCCCCCTTGCGTGGCTGTGCCGCTGTCCCCGTCTAAGGCCGCTTCCACTGACAGAGCAGCCAGCGCCAGAACGAAGACGAAGAGCAGCGCCAGCAACGTCCACGCGAAAGACGGCTTCATTTCACCTCTATACCAGTTTTAAATACCCGCCGCACCCGATCATGATACTCAGTGGCCCGCGTTGGAAGTGCCCATAAGCTTGACAAGATCATGGGCCGGGTCTGGCTACCCAGCGTTATTTTCTTCAGAAATACAGGAGAGGTCTGCAGGCAAACACAAACCACACAGCCATTCACCGTCTGCGCCGCGCACGCCGGACAGATACTAATCTGAGAGCACAGCCCGGACGACTTGTGGATTGCTGAGAGCGAAGAAGAGGCCTAGCGCTTCGGCGCAAACCCGCCCGAGGTAAGTGCAGCGGCTCAGGCCAGCTATTGGATACGCTACGGCTAACCTCGCTGAAGGCGGCGTACAAAAGCCGCTCACCTTCAGAGATACCCAGTTGTCAGATTGCAGAAGTATCCGAACGAGTACAGTGCCGCTCATGACCGCTGCGCCACTTCCACCCGACGAGTACGCCCGGCTGCTCGATCTGGCCCGCTACGAGGTTCTCGATACACCCCCGGAAGAAGCGTTTGACCGTATCACCCGGCTCGCCGCCCGCCTGCTGAACGCCCCGGTGGCTTTCATCAACTTCGTGGATCAGTACCGCCAGTGGAGCAAGGCCACCAGCGGTCCGGGCGACACCACCGCGCCGCGCCGGGACTCCGTATGTGCCTGGACAATCCTGGGAGCGGAGCCGATGGTGATCGAGAACGCCCACACCGATCCGCGCTTCATCCACAACCCGATGGTCACGGGCGAGCCGCACATCCATATGTACGCGGGCGCTCCCCTAACCACCCCGGCAGGTCACCGCATCGGCACGCTCTGCGTTACCGACCACCAGCCCCACCCACTGACTGCTGACGACCTTCACTCCCTGCAAGACCTGGCAGCGTTGGTGGTCGGCGAGTTGGAGCTGCGGGCACGCAACCTGGAGCTGAGCCGCGAGCTGAATGCCCAAGCCCACCGCAACGCCGACCTCCAGCGAGGTCTGGATCACGCCCGGGTGTTGGAGGGGATCGCTGCGCTGATGGACTTGGATCTGACCCCGGAAGAGATGACGCTGAGTGCCTCCGCCCTGCTGGCCGAAGCACTCAGCGCCGACTACATCGGCTTGCTGATCTTTGAGGAGGAAGGCCTGCGGGTAGAGGCCGCGCACCTCAATCCCCGACTTCCCCAGACAACCACTGATCTTCCCGCCCAACGACCTGACTGGCCCAATTCAATCACCTGGTCTCTGAAAACACTCGGTCAACCGCTCTATCTGAACGACTACCCAAGTCACCCAGATGCTTTGGCAACTGGCGTGGAAGGTGGCGTTCAGCAAATCGCTTGGTTGCCGCTCGGCACGCGCAGTGGCGTCACCTCGCTCTTGATGGCCGTGCGGCTGCGAACCAACTTGGTGCCCCGCTGGCGCGGCAGTGACCGTGCCCTGCTCGAAGCGGCGGGGCGCAGTGTGCGCGGCACCCTGAACCAGAGGCTCGAAGTTGAGCTGAGTCGCCAGGAAGCCCGCCATGACGCGCTCACCGGGTCGCTCAACCGCCGAGCGTATGAAGAAGACCTGATCCGGCGGCAAACAGACGTAGCGCCCTTCATGCTGGCGGGGCTGGACTTGGACGGCCTCAAAGCGCTCAACGACCAGGAGGGCCACGCCCAGGGTGACAAGCTTCTTCAGGTGTTTGCCCAAACCCTTAAAGTGACCCTGGGCGATGCAGGCGAGGTCTACCGGCTGGGCGGCGACGAGTTCGTGGTGCTGAGTAACGCAGACGAGGAAACCGTCCTTGAGGCCGTGGACACGGCGGTACTGGCTGCACGTCAGGTGGGGGCGCTGCGGGGAGCCAGCGTGGGAACGGCTTACAGCAGCGAGGCGGCGGGAGAGGGACTACTCGCCTTGGCAGATGAGCGCATGTACGCAGTCAAACGGCGGCGCTCACTCCAGAACTCCACTCCGAAACTGCACTGAGCGCTGACCTGAAACAACACAAACGCCTCCAGCATCAGTCAGGTCAGCGCTTTTTAGTTGTCTTGTCCTCGGCCCTTGCAGCGCAGGCGGTGTAAGGGCCGGACAGATGCTGGTCTGGGAGCGCAGCCCAGATAACCTGCAGATGACTGAGAATGAAGAAGAAGTCTACCCTGACGAGACTGATCCGCCGGAATGCTCTTGCTATCATCACCGCATGACGCCACCGGAAGCGAGATCATCAGCTGTTATAGGAGTGCTGTTTCGTCTTGACGGCAGTGCGGTCACGCTTGCGGATCACGAAGCGTTATGGGAAGTGATGACGACCGCAGCAGCCGAGCGGGGACTTCAATTCTCAGGCAAGGTGGTGCCTGTCGACTTGGATCACCTTACACGTGAGGATTTCGAGAGCCTGCTCCAACCGCTCTTCCAGGAGCACGATCCTCTTTAAGCGTGATTACCGCTGACCTTTGGAGCATTTGTCAAAAAAGAAGCTCCTTTTTGATCGAGCGGGCAGGCCCGGTAGGTGCCTCTTTGTCCAAGATAGCGGATAGGCCCAGCAGGTACGGCCAAGCGTCGTTATCTGCGCTGCTCTGGTCAAGAAGCCGCTTTGCCCAACGACCAACGGGAGTGGAATAAAGCATTGGGGAGCTGTCCATTCCTCTTCTAAGCAACTGTGGAGTGTTCATACGACAAGAAACGCCTCCACTCCCAGATTCGGCCAAGGCGGAGGCTTCGGTGTTGTGTACAGAGTGCTTGACCAGCGTTCCGCTCCAAATTCAGCAGCGGCCAAGCGGTAACATCCAAACCCAACACAGAGGCGCAGAAACACTTTTTTGGACGCATTGATGCGCTTACCTTGAGCCTGAGCAACGAGGAAGAAGAGGGATTGGGATTCGTGATTACCGCTAAGAGTGTCAAGACGCGAGAGATGAAAGGCTAAAAGCCGCCAGCAATGTTTTCCCAACCCGCGCTCTTTTTCGTTTACTGCCAAGCCAGCGGAACACTCCCGAACTTAGGGTATCCCACTGAATTTTTAGACGCTATTTCTTGGCGGGTGTCACGTATCCGGTTCGCTCAAAGATTAGACGGGACTGTTTGGAAAAAAGCACCAAGTGAGTGCGGCTCAGGGTGTACTGGGTTGCGGCGTTCATGGCGTTATGGAATTCGCCCTTGACTGCGAAAACGCAGCGGACATTTGCCTTGGGCGGCAACGGCTCGATACGGATTCGCGCCGTACTGAGTGCGGCCTCCAAAGTGCCCTTGAAGGTGCCGCAACCATACGAGCCGCTCAGTTGCCCATTGACGATGAAAAGCTGCGCGTCCGGCTTGAAGCCCGTCTCTGACTTCGGCGCGGCGCTGCTGAACTGGGTCAGTTTCCAGATGCCGTTGAGCGGCGCGGGATTCCCTGCCTGGGCAGCAGACCAAGGCAAGAGTACAAAGGACAGGAAAATGATTGGACGCATGGGCTGAATCTGCCTGCTGTAAGTGACCCAGGTCTGATCTATCAGGGGCCAGCGTCGCCCAGGCGGCTTGTGAACCGCCGAGCGTGAAGAGGCCCACCCTGTGAAGACTGACCTCTCTGAGCCATCAAGGTAAAAGTTTTCGCTCTGGTGTGCACCATGCAGTCATCTGGGCTGCTGAGTCCTAAACTCCCTTATGCGTCCTCTCGTTATTTTGCTCATGCTGGCCCTGGGATCGGCCAGCGCGGCCCCCAGTCTGCTCACGCCGCAGGAACTGGCGACTGCGCTCAAGCACAAATCGTTTACCTTGATCAACGTTCATGTGCCGTTCGAGGGTGCAATTCCGGGGACTGACGCCTTCATTCCCTTCGACGCAATCAAGGGCAGCGCCCAGTTGCCGCGCGACCATACGGCCCAGATCGTCCTTTACTGCCGTTCTGGAAGCATGAGCGCTATTGCCCACGCCACCCTGAATAAACAGGGCTACTCGAACGTTCGCGAATTACAGGGCGGCTTCAACGCTTGGAAACAGGCGGGCTTTCCGCTCACCCAGCGCTGAGGGCAAGCGACCCAAAAACCTCCGCTCAAAACATCAACTTGGGCGGAGGTTTTGGTTTACTTCAGGATGCCTGCTCGGCAGCTCACTCCAGATCCCGTGCCGGTAGCCGCAACTGAATAGACAGGCGGGGATCAGCCGAAAGACTTGTCTTGAGTCTGAATCGTCTTCCTACACAGGTGCGGCGGCGATACCGAAGTATCACTTCAAGTCAGCAGCATTGACCGTCTGGATTTTGATCATCTTGGCTTGGTACATCTCGTCGTACTTCATAATCAGCAGCCGCGAACGTACGCGCTCTCCAGAAGAAGTGAACGCCAGAGCGCCTGTAATGGTTAGGCAATCAGTTTTGTCGCTCGCAAAGCAGGCGGGCAAATCAATCTTACGCACCGCTGCACTTACCACCGCTCGGCTCGGCAAAGTCGTACCGGTAATACTGCTTTTCAGGGCGGATATCATCACATTCGCCGCATCATAAGCGTATACCGCCACGCCGCTCGGTTCAGTCTTGTAAGCAGCACGGAACTTCCCAGTAAAATCGAGATAATTCGAGAAGGTATTCACCGGGCCGCTCACACTGGTGTAAAGCACGCCCACAGTGCCTTTGCCCGCACGTTGAATGAAGCTCGGAGAATCGAGCCCGTCGCCACCCATGAACTGCGCGGTTACCCCCGCTGCCCTGAGATCTCTGACGAATTGCCCGCCGACATCATCTGTGCCGCCGAAATAAACCAGGGGAGTACCACTGGCTTTGATCTTTTTGATGACGTTAGCAATTTGAGCAGGCGTCGATACCCCAACGTAACCCGCGACAGGAATTTTGGCGGCTTTCAGACCCTCAATGAGTCCCCGGGTGAGGCCGTTGCCATAGGCAGTGTTGTCTGACACGACATAAACCGAAGTGGAGTGAAGCGTCTCGGCAATATAATTGGCAGCGGCGACAACTTGAGCAGCATTGGGGGAAACAACCCGA contains:
- the rnr gene encoding ribonuclease R, producing MPVTAGTPKPKAANRQRRTAKSAVAPEIELGAAQAAVSLPQLAEPEPLPMSADEQSSPPKRGKRRKVAESAPEAQLDAASTIQPILETLEAAPSEEAEPVAAEPALEAQPPAEGAPGEPDLDAAQIRRRERTPKGTRLKRGERPAVAVVDALPESDAQVTQPQHAETSQLVQVSAAHAVSPEAKELIIEQLRKLGRPVHVRDFERTFTRQGRERLGVRRDLAGLLEDLTLSGDVIRTRRHTYGLPEAMNLVRGRFQASTGGFGFVIPDSGGDDFYIREGETLEAWNGDIVLIRPEGRNGGNDRYERGGGGNRSRRDSSPRAAVVRIVSRAYSQLVGSLDHQATYAFLKPDDHRARHRIMLMPDGTEGLPNGARVVTQLFWPEDTGEDEVYGEIVRVLGNEDDPATETQAVIVKYGLRDEFPPEVLEEAERIPLKLPDSALRERLDLRDYHIFTVDGSDAKDFDDAIHIQATPEGTFVVGIHIADVSHYVQPGTAIDEEAYARATSVYLPGAVLPMLPEHLSNGVCSLVEGEDRLTMSAMIELSGDGEVLSTAFTPSVIRSKARLTYDEVQAYSEAVATLQGSARILEGDLHLLLKITAKLRQKRLREGSLDFKLREVKVDVDKDGHMQLIPLREETARGMIEDLMLLANKAVAHFLLEKNAPTLFRIHEEPTMARFQEVSAAIGRMGLAFPGGEPTPQAYQSVLKAVRGTSQESVVNTLLLRSMQQAKYAEENLGHFGLAFEEYLHFTSPIRRYPDLLVHRALKAALSGPVTDRVRAELAAPLTEQGRHTSERERNASDAERDLTKYYQAKWAQEHLDESFEGRVSGVIASGLFVVLENGVEGRLHISNLGDDYYFYIEDASILKGRTSGRIYRIGENIDVTISGVNPLARQIDFTQAEQTQENSMDGNDNRPRARRREDRETQKREKLSSFLPRKNGEAEPQAAPDDVQEPQDQAQSAQSRSTQSVQPSQPMQSARREQGSGPRRDSPRNDTSRNDTSRSDSPRSDSARTDTRSERPRQGGVQSGTQNSSGPRTGGYRRRVVTLDRPRNEHLRPVNVTVQRMYFGDWTLENMPPDEGPGREQGSYRSGGAQQFRGRSQSGAGAGPRSDTPRNTRQPRNEAQSQRLQPAASATAAGATGDTAESAADEARRRRRRRGRRGGNGPS
- a CDS encoding sensor domain-containing diguanylate cyclase, which encodes MTAAPLPPDEYARLLDLARYEVLDTPPEEAFDRITRLAARLLNAPVAFINFVDQYRQWSKATSGPGDTTAPRRDSVCAWTILGAEPMVIENAHTDPRFIHNPMVTGEPHIHMYAGAPLTTPAGHRIGTLCVTDHQPHPLTADDLHSLQDLAALVVGELELRARNLELSRELNAQAHRNADLQRGLDHARVLEGIAALMDLDLTPEEMTLSASALLAEALSADYIGLLIFEEEGLRVEAAHLNPRLPQTTTDLPAQRPDWPNSITWSLKTLGQPLYLNDYPSHPDALATGVEGGVQQIAWLPLGTRSGVTSLLMAVRLRTNLVPRWRGSDRALLEAAGRSVRGTLNQRLEVELSRQEARHDALTGSLNRRAYEEDLIRRQTDVAPFMLAGLDLDGLKALNDQEGHAQGDKLLQVFAQTLKVTLGDAGEVYRLGGDEFVVLSNADEETVLEAVDTAVLAARQVGALRGASVGTAYSSEAAGEGLLALADERMYAVKRRRSLQNSTPKLH
- a CDS encoding META domain-containing protein, encoding MRPIIFLSFVLLPWSAAQAGNPAPLNGIWKLTQFSSAAPKSETGFKPDAQLFIVNGQLSGSYGCGTFKGTLEAALSTARIRIEPLPPKANVRCVFAVKGEFHNAMNAATQYTLSRTHLVLFSKQSRLIFERTGYVTPAKK
- a CDS encoding rhodanese-like domain-containing protein, giving the protein MRPLVILLMLALGSASAAPSLLTPQELATALKHKSFTLINVHVPFEGAIPGTDAFIPFDAIKGSAQLPRDHTAQIVLYCRSGSMSAIAHATLNKQGYSNVRELQGGFNAWKQAGFPLTQR
- a CDS encoding branched-chain amino acid ABC transporter substrate-binding protein, translated to MKRPHRLVVPAALSLLVALSAAQAVSVSIATVSPLTGDQSPTGIDLRRGVELAVNARMAELKTAGIDLTLVPFDDQASATRGEQIAKTILATKSILGVVGANNSSVTNVLGEAFASEKLAFISPNSTNDALSTHNWSNFNRVVSPNAAQVVAAANYIAETLHSTSVYVVSDNTAYGNGLTRGLIEGLKAAKIPVAGYVGVSTPAQIANVIKKIKASGTPLVYFGGTDDVGGQFVRDLRAAGVTAQFMGGDGLDSPSFIQRAGKGTVGVLYTSVSGPVNTFSNYLDFTGKFRAAYKTEPSGVAVYAYDAANVMISALKSSITGTTLPSRAVVSAAVRKIDLPACFASDKTDCLTITGALAFTSSGERVRSRLLIMKYDEMYQAKMIKIQTVNAADLK